One Acetoanaerobium noterae genomic region harbors:
- a CDS encoding GNAT family N-acetyltransferase, producing the protein MEYEINELKLQDLDTLINKYIIYYNDEGGRWTYNIAKIRLEQNFLTPSFYGVGLYDKSELLGFAIGCFKQYDDLLIYYLEEILVFKEYQNKGLGTKLLQELESLVKKQGAEKISLSTTNEEKHQKFYSRLGFEKSDFLVPMLKII; encoded by the coding sequence ATGGAATATGAAATTAATGAATTAAAATTACAAGATTTAGATACATTAATAAATAAGTATATAATTTACTACAATGATGAAGGAGGAAGATGGACATATAATATAGCTAAAATAAGACTTGAGCAAAATTTTTTAACTCCATCTTTTTACGGTGTTGGACTGTATGACAAGTCTGAATTACTTGGATTTGCTATTGGGTGTTTCAAACAATATGACGACCTTCTTATTTACTATTTAGAAGAGATACTAGTATTCAAAGAATATCAAAATAAAGGATTAGGAACAAAATTATTACAAGAGCTAGAATCTTTAGTAAAGAAGCAGGGTGCAGAAAAGATAAGTTTATCTACAACAAATGAAGAAAAACATCAAAAATTTTATTCTAGACTTGGATTTGAAAAGTCTGACTTCCTCGTTCCTATGTTGAAAATAATCTAA
- a CDS encoding FlxA-like family protein, with translation MKLGEIRNQSGFLSNNTVMKYNKKDSIKEGLQNQIINIQKQIYSVSENKSLSIEQKKQMQKDLKEQLNELNKQIIQRDLEIRKEQEEKREENIKEQLKDKNYIDDEQQEMTNLFSITSSLNQVKFQTSASVKIKGNARVLESEIKADEGRGLDVSEKRKKLSEMKDKIRGINKKIIKTMNEVNKEIKKSSKKEPLKNVEQSSNENEEKRGNNEIQYESRDN, from the coding sequence ATGAAACTCGGAGAAATCAGAAATCAAAGCGGTTTTCTTTCTAACAATACCGTGATGAAATATAATAAAAAAGATTCTATAAAAGAAGGCTTGCAGAATCAAATTATAAATATTCAAAAGCAGATATATTCAGTATCTGAAAATAAATCTTTATCGATAGAACAGAAAAAACAAATGCAAAAAGATTTGAAAGAGCAATTGAATGAGCTTAACAAACAAATCATACAAAGAGATTTAGAAATTAGAAAAGAGCAAGAAGAAAAACGTGAAGAAAATATTAAAGAGCAGCTTAAAGATAAAAATTACATTGATGATGAGCAACAAGAAATGACAAATTTGTTTAGTATAACAAGCTCTCTTAATCAAGTGAAATTTCAAACCTCTGCAAGTGTAAAAATTAAGGGAAATGCTCGTGTATTAGAAAGTGAAATCAAAGCAGATGAAGGTAGAGGGCTAGATGTTTCAGAAAAAAGAAAGAAGCTTTCTGAAATGAAAGATAAAATAAGAGGGATTAATAAAAAAATTATAAAAACAATGAATGAAGTTAATAAAGAAATTAAAAAATCTTCGAAGAAAGAACCTTTAAAAAATGTAGAACAGAGTTCTAATGAAAATGAAGAAAAAAGAGGGAATAATGAAATACAGTATGAATCTAGAGACAACTAA
- a CDS encoding CobW family GTP-binding protein, whose amino-acid sequence MSTKLHIVSGFLGAGKTTFIRKVIPFMKGKIALIENEYSDVSIDSELFIKEELVIKEIFSGCICCSLIKDFRTTIDELTSNYDLEHIFIEPSGVGCLSDIVAVCEDISKTSVKTIEIQSVVTLVDASSFEDYIDSFGEFYINQIENAKAIIITHIEDVNESALEKITDEIKAVNNSAVIFSEDYLSYPTQKTLDILKTAYNHELNVAGSGKTIPATSYFTTVSIHNPNKLSMEELSNLSNIFRNRELGTVLRAKGVIQLADSSFVHFDFTPNYFDWEYLNTSKDTKISVIGKDLNQAYIKGLFSDVLEALI is encoded by the coding sequence TTGAGCACTAAACTACATATTGTTTCAGGATTTTTAGGAGCAGGAAAAACTACTTTTATTAGAAAAGTGATTCCTTTTATGAAAGGAAAAATTGCTTTAATTGAAAATGAGTATTCTGATGTAAGCATAGACTCTGAGCTTTTTATCAAGGAAGAGCTAGTAATAAAAGAGATATTCTCAGGATGCATCTGCTGTAGCTTGATAAAGGATTTTAGAACTACCATAGATGAACTCACTAGCAATTATGATTTAGAGCATATTTTTATCGAGCCATCTGGGGTAGGCTGCCTATCCGATATAGTAGCTGTCTGTGAGGATATATCAAAGACTTCAGTTAAAACCATTGAGATTCAGAGCGTGGTCACTTTAGTGGATGCTAGCTCATTCGAAGACTATATAGATAGCTTTGGAGAGTTTTATATCAATCAAATTGAAAATGCCAAGGCTATAATAATAACTCACATAGAGGATGTAAATGAATCAGCTCTAGAGAAAATTACGGATGAGATAAAAGCTGTCAATAATTCAGCAGTTATTTTTTCTGAAGACTATCTGTCCTATCCTACCCAAAAAACCTTGGATATTTTAAAAACTGCGTATAATCACGAACTTAATGTTGCAGGCTCAGGTAAAACAATTCCAGCAACGAGTTATTTTACTACAGTTTCAATTCACAATCCAAACAAATTATCTATGGAAGAGCTATCAAATTTATCAAATATTTTCAGAAATAGAGAATTGGGAACAGTGTTAAGAGCTAAAGGAGTAATTCAGCTAGCAGATTCTAGCTTTGTGCATTTTGATTTTACTCCTAATTATTTTGACTGGGAGTATTTAAATACTAGCAAGGATACAAAAATATCGGTGATAGGCAAGGATTTGAACCAAGCATATATCAAAGGTTTGTTTTCTGATGTTTTGGAGGCATTAATATGA
- a CDS encoding M48 family metallopeptidase — MKKKEGIMKYSMNLETTKIDYNVVYSKRKTLEISIKAPGIITVRAPIYISEEQIEKSVRNKSKWIIEKLAILSKLDITPIKKEYVEGETFMYRGENYLLRVVIDEKLKKPEVKLYEDKLIITMHRHDEETIKDAIWSWYKNEAKMTIADRVEYYSRYFNLKPNNIKIKAQKTRWGSCTYKNDLAFNYKLIMAPPHVLDYVVIHEMCHMEHKDHSKNFWNRVSSIMPDYKDKRKWLKEHGMKLCC; from the coding sequence ATGAAGAAAAAAGAGGGAATAATGAAATACAGTATGAATCTAGAGACAACTAAAATAGATTATAATGTAGTCTATTCAAAAAGAAAAACCTTAGAAATCAGTATTAAGGCACCAGGTATCATAACAGTAAGAGCGCCTATTTATATATCGGAAGAACAAATAGAAAAAAGTGTGAGAAATAAAAGCAAGTGGATAATAGAAAAACTAGCAATTCTTAGCAAACTAGACATAACTCCTATAAAAAAAGAATATGTAGAGGGAGAGACATTTATGTATAGGGGAGAAAATTATCTGCTTAGAGTAGTGATAGATGAAAAACTAAAAAAGCCTGAAGTAAAGCTATATGAAGATAAATTAATCATAACTATGCATAGGCATGATGAGGAAACAATAAAAGATGCCATTTGGTCATGGTATAAAAACGAAGCGAAGATGACCATAGCTGATAGAGTGGAATACTATAGCAGATACTTCAATCTAAAACCAAATAATATCAAAATAAAAGCTCAAAAAACTAGGTGGGGAAGCTGTACCTATAAAAATGATTTGGCTTTTAACTACAAACTAATAATGGCACCACCTCATGTCCTTGATTATGTGGTTATTCATGAGATGTGCCATATGGAACATAAAGACCACTCTAAAAACTTTTGGAACAGAGTGTCTTCAATTATGCCAGATTATAAAGATAAAAGAAAGTGGTTAAAAGAACATGGTATGAAGCTCTGTTGTTAA
- a CDS encoding class I SAM-dependent methyltransferase produces the protein MKTFEDKSRESYNQKADNYDETPEGIFTLKFKKLLLEEMIVDTNSKILDVACGNATFLKMLSNNHSMKGYGIDISEKMIENAKKSCPDMIFEVSSCEHTSFDNEMFDIVTVCAAYHHFPDPKSFAKEMRRILKPKGVVYIADIYYPLIIRAILNPFVPLSKAGDVKFYSPKEIKRNFEECGFEIFKFKIDGHIQINAFRRA, from the coding sequence ATGAAAACATTTGAGGATAAGTCACGTGAAAGTTATAATCAAAAAGCGGATAACTATGATGAAACTCCTGAAGGTATATTCACATTGAAATTCAAAAAACTTTTATTAGAAGAGATGATCGTAGATACAAATAGCAAAATTTTAGATGTTGCTTGTGGAAATGCTACATTTCTTAAAATGTTATCAAACAATCACAGTATGAAAGGTTATGGTATAGATATTTCAGAAAAGATGATTGAAAATGCTAAGAAAAGCTGTCCGGATATGATATTTGAAGTAAGTAGTTGCGAACATACCTCTTTTGATAATGAAATGTTTGATATAGTAACAGTTTGTGCCGCCTACCATCACTTTCCTGACCCAAAATCGTTTGCTAAAGAAATGAGGCGAATATTAAAACCAAAAGGTGTAGTCTATATAGCTGATATATACTATCCATTAATTATCCGTGCAATTTTAAATCCATTTGTACCACTATCAAAAGCAGGAGATGTCAAATTTTATTCTCCAAAAGAAATTAAGCGAAATTTTGAAGAATGTGGTTTTGAAATTTTCAAATTCAAAATAGATGGGCATATTCAAATTAATGCGTTTCGGAGAGCGTAA
- a CDS encoding hydrolase → MEINNSLPIIDYSDNETGCCPKFHPENWDEKIFNFDELKFIKASTKSFMHMPITMGSVMTKTFGAIQGAKAETTEQYLILSKDISSWKSDHYFLVASDVPGYESLSLKGNYYAKVYDGAFKELPKWMNEFEELLKSRGYSSHDMMAFYTTCPKCAIHYGHNYIVLFSKVS, encoded by the coding sequence GTGGAAATTAATAACTCATTACCTATTATCGATTACTCTGATAACGAGACCGGATGCTGTCCTAAGTTTCATCCAGAAAACTGGGACGAGAAAATTTTTAATTTTGACGAGCTTAAATTCATCAAAGCATCGACAAAAAGCTTTATGCATATGCCTATAACTATGGGTAGTGTTATGACAAAAACCTTTGGAGCTATTCAAGGCGCAAAAGCAGAAACAACCGAGCAATATCTCATACTTTCAAAGGACATTTCAAGTTGGAAATCCGACCATTATTTTTTAGTAGCTTCAGATGTTCCTGGCTATGAGAGCTTATCTCTTAAGGGAAACTATTACGCAAAGGTTTATGATGGAGCTTTTAAAGAGCTACCAAAATGGATGAATGAATTTGAAGAATTATTAAAGAGTAGGGGCTATAGTTCACATGACATGATGGCATTTTATACCACCTGTCCTAAATGCGCTATTCATTATGGACATAATTATATCGTTTTGTTCTCTAAAGTATCATAG
- a CDS encoding RNA-binding domain-containing protein, with translation MEKLKQIIDGGESITVEFKQSKGKLNKDVFETVCAFLNRNGGHLFLGVRDDGEIIGIKDEEIEKIKKEFVTSLNNSNKISPTAYISITGVEIKGKNVLYAYIPESSQVHKCSGKIYDRNEDGDFNISENTTLLSNMYIRKQSTYIENKIFPYAKLEDLRTDLISRIRQMASNQRDNHPWISMDDINLLKSAGLYLLDPQTGTEGITLAGILLFGKDELIRAALPHHRTDAILRKVDIDRYDDRDDIRTNLIESRDRLMAFISKHLNDKFYLEGDIRISLRNKIFREAVSNMLIHREFSNPYPAKIIIEKHRVYIENATKSRIIGEIDPFNFSPYPKNPVLAKFFSEIGWAEELGSGIRNIFRYTKIYSGADPKFIEDDVFKTIIPLDEQATPQATPQATPQAKIEDDRTHDILEFCRSPKSRKEIQDYLGIKDRRHFSKNILSPLLRGGLLKLSIPSKPTSPNQKYYSEVN, from the coding sequence ATGGAAAAGTTAAAGCAAATAATTGATGGTGGAGAGAGTATAACAGTTGAATTCAAGCAGAGTAAAGGAAAATTGAATAAAGATGTTTTTGAAACAGTTTGTGCATTCCTAAATCGCAATGGAGGCCATTTGTTCTTAGGAGTCAGAGATGATGGAGAAATTATAGGAATAAAAGATGAAGAAATAGAAAAAATAAAAAAAGAATTTGTTACATCTCTAAATAACTCAAATAAGATTAGTCCTACAGCTTATATATCAATAACAGGAGTTGAAATAAAAGGGAAAAATGTTCTTTATGCCTATATTCCAGAGAGTTCACAAGTTCATAAATGTAGTGGAAAAATTTATGATCGTAACGAAGATGGAGATTTTAACATATCAGAAAATACAACACTATTATCAAATATGTATATAAGAAAACAGTCTACTTATATTGAAAATAAAATTTTTCCATATGCAAAGCTAGAAGATTTAAGAACGGATTTGATTAGTAGAATAAGGCAGATGGCTTCAAATCAGAGAGATAATCACCCATGGATATCTATGGATGATATAAACTTACTTAAGAGTGCTGGACTATATCTACTAGATCCACAAACAGGTACGGAGGGTATTACATTAGCTGGTATTTTGTTATTTGGAAAAGATGAATTGATTAGAGCAGCACTACCACATCATAGAACAGATGCAATCTTAAGAAAAGTAGATATAGATCGCTATGATGATAGAGACGATATAAGAACCAACTTAATAGAAAGTAGAGATAGGCTCATGGCCTTTATATCAAAGCATTTAAATGACAAATTTTATTTAGAAGGAGATATAAGGATTAGCTTAAGAAACAAAATCTTTAGAGAAGCAGTATCTAATATGCTGATTCATAGAGAATTTTCAAATCCATATCCAGCAAAAATTATCATTGAAAAGCATAGAGTTTATATAGAGAATGCTACGAAATCTAGAATTATAGGTGAAATTGATCCGTTCAATTTTTCCCCATATCCTAAAAATCCTGTTTTAGCTAAGTTTTTTAGTGAAATCGGATGGGCAGAGGAATTGGGCTCAGGGATTAGAAATATATTCAGGTACACTAAGATATATTCTGGAGCAGATCCTAAATTTATAGAAGATGATGTTTTTAAAACAATAATACCTTTAGATGAACAAGCTACCCCCCAAGCTACCCCCCAAGCTACCCCCCAAGCTAAAATTGAGGATGATAGAACCCATGATATTCTTGAGTTTTGTCGTAGTCCAAAAAGCAGAAAAGAAATACAAGATTATTTGGGAATTAAAGATAGAAGGCATTTTTCTAAAAATATATTAAGTCCTTTGTTAAGAGGTGGGCTTTTGAAATTAAGTATTCCAAGCAAACCAACTAGTCCAAATCAAAAATATTACTCAGAAGTGAATTAA
- a CDS encoding ABC transporter ATP-binding protein, which yields MSYIDIINVSKSYADNQVLKNISLSIKKNEFVTLLGSSGCGKTTLLRSIAGLGSIDNGKIMLDSEDITHKNPGDRNIGMIFQSYCLFPTMNVFNNVAYGLKLKKEPESKIKNEVMSALESVNLLEKVKSYPSQLSGGERQRVALARSLVMKPKVLLLDEPFNAIDAKLRKALQLKVKELHKEYDMTSIMVTHDQDEAMIMSDTIHLFKDGVIEQSGTSAELYLTPKSKYVASFMGNYNVIEAEIFSKITGGKYSKEHTIGLRPESIEIHKEKLEAKANEFILSGVISNLIPQGNIVRFSVKIMDEYVDVDVLVDRCSGFSIGDIVNLKIKPDKILYFD from the coding sequence ATGTCTTATATAGATATTATAAATGTAAGTAAGTCATATGCAGATAATCAGGTGCTGAAAAACATCAGTTTATCTATCAAAAAAAATGAATTTGTTACGCTTCTTGGTTCCTCGGGATGCGGAAAAACTACACTTCTAAGGTCTATTGCAGGCCTTGGAAGTATAGATAATGGAAAAATAATGCTAGATTCTGAAGATATTACTCATAAAAATCCAGGAGATAGAAATATAGGAATGATATTTCAGTCTTACTGTTTATTTCCTACTATGAATGTATTTAATAACGTTGCTTATGGGCTAAAGTTAAAAAAAGAGCCAGAAAGTAAAATTAAAAATGAAGTTATGAGTGCTCTAGAGTCTGTAAACTTACTGGAAAAAGTAAAAAGTTACCCTTCTCAGCTTTCAGGTGGAGAACGCCAAAGAGTTGCACTTGCAAGGTCTCTCGTAATGAAGCCGAAGGTTTTGCTACTTGATGAGCCTTTTAATGCCATCGATGCAAAGCTAAGAAAAGCTCTTCAGCTAAAAGTTAAAGAACTACATAAGGAATATGATATGACTTCCATAATGGTAACTCATGACCAAGACGAGGCAATGATAATGTCAGATACCATACATCTATTTAAAGATGGAGTAATTGAGCAGTCAGGAACCTCGGCTGAGCTTTATCTTACGCCAAAAAGCAAATATGTGGCTTCTTTTATGGGGAATTATAATGTCATAGAAGCTGAAATTTTTTCTAAGATAACAGGTGGAAAGTATAGCAAGGAGCATACTATAGGCTTAAGACCTGAGTCTATAGAAATTCATAAAGAAAAGCTTGAAGCTAAAGCTAATGAGTTTATTTTAAGTGGTGTGATAAGTAACCTCATACCTCAAGGTAATATTGTTAGATTTTCTGTAAAAATCATGGATGAATATGTAGATGTGGATGTTTTAGTTGACAGATGCAGTGGTTTTTCTATTGGAGACATAGTGAACTTAAAAATTAAGCCAGATAAAATTCTATATTTTGATTAG
- a CDS encoding ABC transporter permease: MKKKKGKNEKMRSIDKEKKRYFSVVAIRSVFIIAGIFLWEYSASSGSYNPIFTSYPSQILKDLIVFFTSGELYKHASITLTEVFWGLFFGSAIGILLAIVFGYFSFIGEIITPIISAISCIPQLALAPVYVLWFGLGLTSKIFLAGLMVFFNVFSATYGAIKSMDKGILESANLLGASHFQTLRTVVIPSCMPWILSGLRGGVSAALVGAIIGEYIGSKGGFGWMITYSTSYFNISRVMSCIVILLFVGLGLNKILDIMEQKLLVWRTVTSLRMENLKNQD; encoded by the coding sequence ATGAAAAAGAAAAAAGGGAAAAACGAAAAAATGAGAAGCATTGATAAAGAGAAGAAAAGATATTTTAGCGTAGTGGCTATAAGAAGCGTATTTATTATTGCAGGGATTTTTTTGTGGGAGTACAGTGCATCATCTGGAAGCTATAATCCCATATTTACAAGCTATCCCAGTCAGATTCTAAAGGATTTAATAGTCTTTTTTACCAGTGGAGAGCTATATAAGCATGCATCTATAACACTTACCGAGGTATTTTGGGGGTTATTTTTTGGAAGTGCTATAGGTATTTTGCTGGCAATAGTTTTTGGATACTTCTCTTTTATTGGAGAAATAATAACTCCTATAATTTCAGCAATTAGCTGTATTCCACAGTTAGCACTTGCGCCAGTGTATGTTCTTTGGTTTGGACTAGGGCTTACCTCTAAGATTTTTCTTGCAGGCTTAATGGTATTTTTTAATGTATTTTCAGCTACTTATGGAGCTATTAAGTCTATGGATAAAGGGATACTGGAATCTGCAAATCTTCTTGGAGCAAGTCATTTTCAAACGCTTAGAACAGTTGTAATTCCTTCTTGCATGCCATGGATACTGTCGGGACTCAGAGGGGGAGTAAGTGCGGCTCTTGTAGGAGCTATTATAGGCGAGTATATAGGCTCAAAAGGTGGATTTGGCTGGATGATTACCTATTCAACTTCATATTTTAATATTAGTCGAGTGATGTCGTGCATAGTTATACTGCTTTTTGTAGGACTAGGACTAAACAAAATATTGGATATTATGGAGCAAAAGCTACTCGTATGGAGAACGGTTACTAGTCTTAGAATGGAAAATTTAAAAAATCAAGATTAA
- a CDS encoding uroporphyrinogen decarboxylase family protein, whose amino-acid sequence MSITDFNCTYNNGAGVNEEIVQKTKLKFPDAYKNWEDMAVLAKEIKNHEDASFCTLPFCHTLEGEALGAVINYGDERIGPRGKDYLTSSIEDLLSISELDFSKGRLAEVLKACSYLRQEGENVALYISGPFTILNLLIDLRYVFKAFKKSPEVMEKILEKLRVELLRFIREAQNMGVNIFSYGDSSGGLNILGPKLSEQIVEMFTYPLLKEAQQIITEDSIMLLCPKTSFALIGTNKAKWKDVELVESMKYDKACVSMIGKAKFLGEMCIKNKNYILKDRVIKSIELI is encoded by the coding sequence ATGAGCATAACTGATTTTAACTGTACATATAATAATGGAGCAGGAGTAAACGAGGAAATAGTACAAAAAACAAAGCTTAAATTTCCAGATGCGTATAAAAATTGGGAAGACATGGCAGTTTTAGCTAAAGAGATTAAAAATCATGAAGACGCATCATTTTGCACTTTGCCTTTTTGCCATACTCTAGAAGGAGAAGCATTAGGCGCAGTTATAAATTACGGTGATGAAAGAATAGGACCTAGGGGCAAGGATTATCTCACATCCAGCATAGAAGATTTACTGAGCATTTCTGAGCTTGATTTTTCGAAGGGAAGACTGGCAGAGGTTCTGAAAGCTTGTAGTTATCTAAGGCAAGAAGGCGAAAATGTAGCACTATATATATCGGGACCATTTACGATTTTGAACCTTCTAATTGATTTGAGGTATGTTTTTAAAGCTTTTAAAAAATCTCCTGAAGTAATGGAGAAAATTTTAGAAAAGCTGAGAGTTGAATTACTTCGCTTTATAAGGGAAGCACAAAATATGGGAGTTAATATTTTTAGTTATGGAGATTCTTCTGGGGGGCTTAATATCCTAGGACCTAAACTATCCGAGCAGATAGTTGAGATGTTTACCTACCCACTATTAAAAGAAGCTCAGCAGATTATAACTGAGGATTCAATTATGCTACTTTGTCCCAAAACATCTTTTGCTTTAATTGGAACGAATAAAGCAAAATGGAAAGATGTTGAGCTAGTAGAGTCTATGAAATACGATAAAGCTTGCGTTAGTATGATTGGAAAAGCAAAATTTTTGGGAGAAATGTGCATCAAGAATAAAAATTATATATTGAAAGATAGAGTCATAAAATCCATAGAATTAATATAA
- a CDS encoding ABC transporter substrate-binding protein, translating to MKKNIKKFTNLVLSAALVMSIFTGCSSNTATPAETTEGSESKELTKVVVSEFRGMNYAAVHIADAMGYFEEQGLDVEFAVYGDGPVAFQGMHAGDSQFCMLSIEPVFRAFDEGLESKVVAALDTTRLYGFAGSKDITEISQLKGKTVFAGAPGSAPYSFIWSILEEGGLNPAEDVTFAQMQYGASITALEQGTIDASYMDHYNRNKFSAIGANFLVDGADMETKKRVFGSEKFEGSIITATKKFVDENPETVQKFVNATVKGAKWLTSHSDEEVAEVLMPYHDGSTKEDLIERISLIKIAYSPDCKISAEGYEAMENFSLKTGVLKNKVGFDNIIDMSFVEKAQDVK from the coding sequence ATGAAAAAAAATATTAAAAAATTTACAAATTTAGTTTTATCAGCAGCTTTAGTTATGAGTATTTTTACTGGATGTAGTAGTAACACAGCTACACCTGCTGAGACTACTGAAGGGTCAGAGTCAAAAGAACTTACAAAGGTTGTAGTATCTGAATTTAGAGGAATGAACTATGCAGCAGTACATATTGCAGATGCTATGGGGTACTTTGAAGAGCAAGGACTTGATGTGGAGTTTGCAGTATATGGAGATGGACCAGTTGCTTTCCAAGGTATGCATGCTGGAGATTCTCAGTTTTGTATGCTATCTATAGAACCAGTGTTTAGAGCTTTTGATGAAGGATTAGAATCAAAAGTTGTTGCAGCACTTGACACTACTAGACTTTACGGATTTGCAGGTTCAAAGGATATTACTGAAATATCACAGCTAAAAGGAAAAACAGTATTTGCAGGAGCACCAGGCTCAGCACCATATTCATTTATCTGGAGCATTTTAGAAGAAGGAGGACTTAACCCAGCAGAGGATGTTACTTTTGCTCAAATGCAGTATGGAGCATCTATTACAGCTTTAGAGCAAGGAACTATTGATGCTTCTTATATGGATCATTACAACAGAAACAAATTCTCTGCAATAGGAGCAAACTTCCTTGTAGACGGTGCAGATATGGAAACTAAAAAAAGAGTGTTTGGCTCAGAAAAATTTGAAGGCTCTATTATAACAGCTACTAAAAAATTTGTAGATGAAAATCCAGAAACAGTGCAAAAATTTGTAAATGCTACAGTTAAAGGTGCGAAATGGCTTACATCACACAGCGATGAAGAAGTAGCTGAGGTGCTTATGCCATACCATGATGGAAGTACAAAAGAAGATTTAATAGAAAGAATTTCTCTAATAAAAATAGCTTATTCTCCTGATTGCAAAATATCAGCAGAAGGCTATGAAGCTATGGAAAACTTCTCATTAAAGACAGGAGTTCTAAAAAATAAAGTTGGATTTGACAATATCATAGATATGAGTTTTGTTGAAAAAGCCCAAGATGTAAAGTAA
- a CDS encoding DUF169 domain-containing protein: protein MFENDIIKAYALLNIERKIVGVKLIKNKQEFDSYDVVNLINPLSYCVAVKSASLGHRIKFDKLTSGCGGSTRALGLEKPADDFLDGTAPYRLGLFKDENVAKRAALETGNILSNTYGVLVQPVEFFSSNDKPDVVIAIGKPRELMRIIQGYTYNKGISKQFSMSGNQGVCVEATAYPLIHNTINMSLLCSGTRFLAEWAEDEGAVGIPISLFSEVIDGIYNTVNAVEMDKRKSEISEELTLNNIECMEMEYGKTYYTEYEKEKREKRKNEKH from the coding sequence ATGTTTGAAAACGATATTATAAAAGCTTATGCATTACTAAATATAGAGAGAAAAATTGTTGGGGTTAAGCTGATTAAAAATAAGCAAGAGTTTGATTCCTACGATGTAGTTAATCTTATAAATCCTCTGTCTTATTGTGTAGCAGTAAAATCAGCTAGTTTAGGGCATAGAATAAAGTTTGATAAGCTAACTTCAGGGTGTGGAGGTAGCACAAGGGCACTTGGATTAGAAAAACCTGCAGATGATTTTTTGGATGGAACGGCGCCATACAGACTTGGACTTTTTAAAGATGAAAATGTAGCAAAAAGAGCGGCGCTTGAGACAGGCAATATTTTATCGAATACATATGGAGTTTTAGTTCAGCCGGTAGAGTTTTTTAGTAGCAATGACAAGCCAGATGTTGTTATTGCTATAGGAAAACCAAGAGAGCTAATGAGAATAATCCAAGGCTATACATATAACAAAGGGATAAGTAAGCAGTTTAGCATGTCGGGTAATCAAGGAGTATGTGTAGAAGCTACTGCCTATCCTTTGATACATAATACCATAAATATGTCCTTGCTTTGCTCAGGGACTAGATTTTTAGCTGAGTGGGCTGAAGATGAGGGTGCAGTAGGAATTCCGATTTCTTTATTTAGCGAAGTCATAGACGGCATATACAATACAGTAAATGCTGTAGAGATGGATAAAAGAAAATCAGAAATAAGCGAGGAACTGACTTTAAATAATATCGAGTGTATGGAAATGGAATATGGAAAAACTTATTATACGGAATATGAAAAAGAAAAAAGGGAAAAACGAAAAAATGAGAAGCATTGA
- a CDS encoding nucleoside deaminase gives MDEFMKEAIKEAFEGIGLRAGGPFGAVIVKDNKVIARGHNRVIETNDPTAHAEIVAIREATKLLERFDLSDCILYTTCEPCPMCYSAAHWAKIPLIYYGATQDDAKDIGFDDSYIYEVLQNKHSNEKMKICQIDRELCLGPFRKYEEDEERILY, from the coding sequence ATGGACGAGTTTATGAAAGAAGCTATAAAAGAAGCGTTTGAGGGCATAGGATTAAGAGCTGGAGGACCTTTTGGGGCGGTTATAGTAAAAGATAATAAAGTAATTGCAAGAGGTCACAATAGAGTGATAGAAACCAATGACCCTACTGCACATGCAGAAATAGTAGCAATAAGAGAGGCGACTAAATTACTTGAAAGATTTGACCTTTCAGATTGTATACTTTATACTACCTGCGAGCCTTGTCCTATGTGCTACAGTGCAGCTCACTGGGCTAAGATTCCGCTTATATATTATGGAGCAACTCAAGATGATGCAAAGGATATAGGGTTTGATGATAGTTATATTTATGAGGTACTACAAAACAAGCATTCAAACGAAAAAATGAAAATATGTCAGATAGATAGAGAGCTGTGCTTAGGGCCATTTAGAAAATATGAAGAGGATGAAGAAAGAATTTTATACTAA